The sequence TCCATTGTTGATCCTTTAGTCCAAGCATTAATAGGGTTGACTAACTGTCACACAAGATTAAGCAGAGTGTTAACATCATTTTGTGGGTGCATAACATTAGTTTCTCTGTTGCCTCGTGCTCCATCTTTTATGTCACCATCCGCTATGTTGGGTTTGTCTTCGTCTTGGTTATCACACATCACTTGATCTCCTTGTCGAGATGCACTCTAACCAAGTTCACCACCATGCATACCTCCTTCCCTTGAGTCAAGACCATTCCCGGAACACCATGAAAAAAAGTATTTCGAAATGTTGACATCTGCCGCTCCCTTATCCCTCACTAAGGGTTTCTGAGTTTACTCGATCCCCTCTGCTGGCCAATTCAACTGCTTCACGAGTCCACCTTTAGGTCTGGCATATGACCCATATATTTCTAGTTTGTGCAGGTTATGTGCTGACCTCCAGCCTACTTGAGAGCTTGAAGTCTGAGGGTACGGCTTTGGTGAGGGTAGGACCTTGATGTATCTTGAGATAGGTGTGATGGGCGGCAGCGTCAGGGGTGGGGGTAGCTCAATCTTCTTCACCTCTCTCTTTTGGAAGTCATCCTTTACCAGctgagaaacaaaacaaaaagtttgattTATGATGTTGTACTCTTTCACTACGTGATTTCCCTTGACAGTACCCCCGCAAGAAACAAAATCTTGAATCATGATTTATTTGCCTTAATCCAACGACGCTGTTAACAGCAAATGTTTAGATCAATCTTGTTGAACAGAAGCTGAAAAATACAGTGCGATGTACTTTTGTCTGTTGGTATCCAGCTTGTTTTGGGTTAGTGAATAAGTTTGTCAAATACtctaaaaacaaagttaacttGGTCCAATGCACtgtcaaaatttgcagatttttcaacagtttcaaatgacacatttttttgtaaagtgCCATATCTATGCCACACACTCGCCAACATGCAGTTATTATTGGTAAAGCAAAACTTGTTCCCTCACCACCCTTTTGTTGTGCAATGCAAGCACAAGTTTGAAATATACATACTTTGTAATCATCATAGACCATGGAACTCTTGCTTGTACTCTTAAATGTTTTTTAGACTCTTGGGATCTAATGGGATCCCATGTACACTGTTTTTGAATGATAGCATCTTTTAGCAGTGTCCTCCACAACCTTGTATTGTTGGGAAGGCAGTAAGAAGCAAGCTTGGTAAGACGTCATCTGGGCACCCATAAGTATGACGCCATTGGCCCACCATTGAGATATGCAGTCTGTTACATACATATAATAACTTTTTTTGTAACTCATCGACCAGCATtggttatatacatgtaaatgttctCATAACTATGAAATTTTACACTAATGAGTCTGTATGGCAAGCCTTGTCTAACATTTCCAGACAAGAAGCCATGATCAACATGTCTGATCAACATTAACAAGCTCTCTTGTTAATATCAGCAGACACTTTGTTTTCAGATGAAGACTTGAATTCATAAAGCTTCGAGGCTTAACTGCATGTAAACAGTTATTCTGAAATATGCGACAAAGTTTTGTTGCACCATATTTTTCAGCCTCAAATAAGGTTTAACTTATAAGATCTTTGGCcactttttgttgtttaaaagtAGCAAGTGCAATAATAACAAAGCTGGCTTTTAATAAACCCACAAGATGGGAATTGGGTGTGTTGGCGCTTGCCAATGTACCCTTTATAAAAGATCCAATGAACATTTGCCCTTGATTCAAAGAAATGCTCTGTTGGCGCTTGCCAAGGTACCCTTTATAAAAGATCCAATGAACATTTGCCTTTGATTCAAAGAAATGCTCTGTTGGCGCTTGCCAAGGTACCCTTAATTACAGATCAAATGAATATTTGCCTTTCTTTCAAAGAACTGCCCTGTTTCCCAGAAAAAAATTCACGATAATATTTCCAATCCCCTTCAAGAATATGAAGTTCAGGGCCTGAGAATGTCTCTGAGATTTGAGAACGATTTCAAGCTGGAAGACTAAATCGCAAGAGCCAAGTGAAATTTCAGGTCTGCCTGACtttcaaataataatgaaaaaaacaatctgGTAAATTTGATGCAGAAAATATGTGTCTTCCCTGTCCAAACAAAAAGTGCCAGATGTCACAGGAAACCCTTATTCTCTTttgaacttgaactttgaaTAACTGACATTCTTCCGTTGCATTGCAGCACTATTTCAGGCTCCGTTTTTATGGGGGACGACTGAAATCGAGCAATGttcagagctgttgataaat comes from Asterias amurensis chromosome 3, ASM3211899v1 and encodes:
- the LOC139935222 gene encoding ciliary microtubule inner protein 1-like; protein product: MAERPAVGNAVAGLNFVANDQIWKDHIKYEIDASRRWPHDWGFLRTSYKDLVKDDFQKREVKKIELPPPLTLPPITPISRYIKVLPSPKPYPQTSSSQVGWRSAHNLHKLEIYGSYARPKGGLVKQLNWPAEGIE